The Candidatus Amarolinea dominans DNA segment CACGGCTGCGGCCTGTTCACCCGCGGCGAAACCCAAGTGCTCTCCATCGCCACGCTGGGCACGCCGCGCGAGGCGCAGACGCTGGACACCCTGATGCCGGAAGAATCGAAGCGCTACATGCACCACTACAACTTCCCGCCCTACTCCACCGGTGAAGTCTACCCGATGCGTGGCCCCAAGCGCCGCGAGATCGGGCACGGCGCCCTGGCCGAGCGCGCCCTGCAATCCATGATCCCGGCCGTGGACAAGTTCCCGTACACCCTGCGCGTGGTATCCGAAGTGCTGTCATCCAACGGCTCCACCTCGATGGCGTCTGTCTGTGGCAGCACCCTGGCGCTGATGGATGCCGGTGTGCCGATCGTGGCGCCGGTGGCCGGCATTGCCATGGGCCTCATCACCGAATCAAACAGCGACCGTTACGCCGTGCTCAGTGACATCCAGGGCATGGAAGATGCCCTGGGCGACATGGACTTCAAGGTCGCCGGCACCAAGGATGGCATCACGGCGCTGCAGATGGATATGAAGATCAAGGGCCTGCGCATGAGCATCATGGAAAAGGCGCTGGAACAGGCACGCGAGGGGCGTTTGTTCATCCTGGACAAGATGCTGGCTGTGATGCCCACCTCGCGACCGGACCTTTCGATGTTGGCCCCGCGCATCCTGACGATCCACGTTGACCCAGAAAAGATCGGCAAGATCATCGGCCCCGGCGGCAAGCAGATTCGGGCCTTGCAAGAGAAGTACGGCGTCAAGATTGACATCGAGGACGACGGCTCCGTCTACATTGCGGCCAGTGATGGCGCCAGTGCGCAAGCGGCCGTTCACGAAATCGAAGGGCTGACCGAGACGGTGGAAGTTGGCAAAACCTATGTGGGCACCGTGGTCCGCACCGAGAGTTACGGCGCCTTCGTCGAAATTCTGCCCGGTGTAGATGGCATGGTGCATATCTCGCAGTTGGCCGATTACCGCGCCCCGTCCGTCGAAGATGTCGTACGCATCGGCGACGAAGTCATGGTCATGGTCACCGATGTGGATGACCAGGGCAAGATTCGCCTCAGTCGCCAGGCCGTCCTCGAAGGCTGGACCGTGGACGAAGCCCGCTCGCGCGACCGTCGTTCACCCGGCGGCGACCGCGGCGGTGATCGCGGCGGCGACCGCGGCGGCTCACGCGGTGGTGACCGCGGCGGCTCACGCGGCGGTGATCGCGGCGGCCGACGCTAAGCAGCAATAGACAAGGGACCCGTTTTCTCGCAGAAAACGGATTTCTCATGACACAAGAGACCCGTTTTCTGACAGAAAACGGGTCTCTGCAATAGAACACACAACGACGATGACACACGCGATTGATGTGTGATTAGTTGCCCATGCGCCGTGGGACACAACCATAGATGAAAATGGTGCGCAAGCCGGCTGCTTGCCTCTGTGGGCGCTACAATCCGGAGGATTGCGTTACAGGGCTGTTTTCAGGTCAGCCCAGGCTCGGCGTCTTTGAGTGGATGACCGGCGTACCCGGGCTTGAAGTACCGCTGCCGTCCAATGGCACCGCCACGACCCCATCCTCGGTGCGCACCAGGCGGCGAATCTCGGTCGCCATGTCCACAAATAAGCGCCCGTTCAGATGGTCAATCTCGTGCTGAAAGGCACGGGCAAGCCAGTCTGCGGCCTTGATGCGCACTTCCTTACCGTCGCCGTCCAGGCCCTTGATGGTCAGCCACTGCGCGCGCCAGACATCGCCCACCAGGTTCGGAATAGAGAGACAGCCCTCCTCGCCCAGCACTTCGTCGCGTGAGGCTTTCACAATTTCTGGGTTGACCAGTGTATACAGCTTCCCGCTGCCGGGGATTTTCTCATCTTCGGGTATTTCAACCACGATGACCCGTTCGGGCACACCCACTTGGGGCGCCGCCAGGCCGATACCTGGCGCTGCGCGCATCGTTGCCACCATATCATCAATCAGGGTTTTCAGGCCGCTCCCAAACCGATTCACCTTATTGGCACGCTGGCGTAACACCGGCTGTCCAATTCTGACTATTTCACGAATCGCCATACCATCATCGTCTCCTAGAGATTCCCCGCGATTATAGCCAGTTCACACAGCGCTGTCAAACCTCTTTGCCACCTCCTTGCAGCAGGCAGGGGAGCCTGGGGACGAAGCCTCATTGGATCGGCGCGCGGCAAGTGTAGGCCCACTGCCTTTCTCAGGGCGACACGCAAAAATGGTCATATAGTACACTATTCCAGCTTGACGGTTTGTGTTATATCGTATACAGTTGCACCGCTTTGATTCGGTACACAGACTCGACCCGCCGAGCCGCATCGCAGCACGAAGGAGGAGAAAAGAGGGGAAAGGAGGAGAATCCAATCTTGCCCTCACATGATCGCCGGGACTCAATGTGTCACTCAATCCCGATGACGGCCCGCACCGTCAGGCTTGGGGCTTTTGCCCCACAGAATCGTTAGCTCAGCTTAGGAGAATCAACCACCTATGAATAAACGCACCGTTCTCACTCTTGTTGCTCTGCTTGTCGTGGTCAGCCTGGCCGTGGTGGCCGTGCGGCCGTCAAACCCTGTCGCCAGTGTGGCTCCCCAGTTAGCCGCACCCGGTCTGGATGAGGGGACAACCCCCGATGCCGATGGCGTTCCTCTCCTCGATGTGGCCCCAACGTTCGACATTTCGGCTCCCATCGTGGGCGAAGCGGTCGCGGCCGTCTCGTTCGATGGTGATGTGCGCTCGCTGCCGCAGACTGGCCCTGAAACAAAGACCGTTCTTCGCGAGTTGGAGCTGCCGCGCAACCTGCGCGACGCCGTGACCGCGCCCGATCCGGTGCTGCAGAGCGCCGATGGCCCCCTGGCCATGCCGGCCGCTTCGGTCAGCTTCAAGGGCCTTTATCTGCAGGCCTGGGGCGCCGGTTGGCCGCCCGATACCCATGGCGACGTTGGTCCCAACCATTACGTGCAGGCCGTCAACACATCGATCGGCATCTACAGCAAGACTGGAACGCAGTTAGCCGCCTTTACCTTCGACACCCTGTTCGCAGGCACCGGCACCCCGTGCGATGCCAACAACAGGGGCGACCCCTACGTGCTGTACGACGCGGTCTCTGGCCGTTGGATCGTAACCGATTTCGCCTGGTCATCCACCTCCGGGCCATTCTATGAGTGCATCGCCGTTTCCAAGACGGCCGATCCGGTCAGCGGCGGCTGGTGGTTCTACGGTTTTGTGGCCAGCAGTAACGCCCTGCATGATTATCCCAAACTCGGCGTCTGGGCCGACGGCATCTACATGTCGGCCAACATGTTCCTCAACGCCAGCAGCTTCAACGGCGTCAAGGTCTGGGCGTTCAACCGCGATGACCTGATCAGCGGCGCGCCGCTGCGCAACGTGGCCTTCTCGCTGGGCACCGCCTATGCCAGTTTGCTGCCGAGCAATGTACGCGGCGCCATGCCGCCCGCCGGCGCGCCCGCCTACTTCGTTTCACGCACCAGCAGCGCGCTGCGCCTGTGGAAGTTCTCGGTCAACTGGGCCAACCAGGCCAGCTCCACCTTCACCGGGCCAACCTCCATCAGCGTCGCCAGCTACTCCACGCCAAGCGGCCGCGTGCCCCAGAAGAGCGGCGAGCGCCTGGACACCTTGGGCGACCGCCTGATGTCGGCCCTACAGTACCGCAACATTGGCGGCGTCGAATCGCTGTGGGTCAACCATACCGTGGCCGTCGGCTCAACCTCGACCGGTGTGCGCTGGTATGAAGTGCGCGGCATGAGCGGTGCCCCTGCGGTCTATCAGCAGGGCACCTACGCCCCGGACACCAAGTATCGCTGGATGGGCAGCCTGGCCGTGGACAAGCAGGGAAACATGGCCGTAGGTTACAGCGTTTCCAGCAAGCAGATGTTCCCGGCCATCAACTATGCGGGACGTTTGGTGGGCGATGCGTTGGGACAACTGGCGCAGGGTGAGGCGACGTTGATCGCGGGCACCGGCGCACAATCGGGCGGCTACAACCGCTGGGGCGACTACGCGTCCATGTCGGTGGATCCGAGTAACGACTGCACTTTCTGGTTCACCACTGAATACTACGAGACGACCGGCAACAACTGGCAGACCCGTATCGGCGCCTTCAAGTATCCCGGCTGCAACTAGCCAGCACCACGGCTCGGCCTGATCTTTCTGTCGGGCCATGACCACAAAAAGGACCCTGCCAGCTCTTGCTGGCAGGGTCTGTTTTTGGCAAGTTCCGGAGAGCGGCCTCACCTCATCCCCCGGCCCCTTCTCCTCTCCGCTGTGCGGAGAGGAGAAGGGGGGAAGGGGGGGAGAGGAGTAGGACGACGTTGGGCGCGGGAGAGCGTGATCTATTGCAGAGAGCGCCGTCACGCCGGAGACGTGACCTACGGCCGGGAGGTGCTATTTTCACATCAACTCTGCGACTTATGGCACGCCAGGCAAGATTCAGTGGTACGCCCCTGGTGGTTGGCCGGGAACGGCTTGAACCCACCCGCCGCGTGACAGACCAGGCACTGATCGCGTCGTCCTTCGAGCGAATGCGGAATCGCCGGCGGGGCAGCAGTGGCCGGCTCGCCTGGCTGAGCGTTGGCATCGGTGGCAGCCGACGCATGGCACTGCGTACACAACGAACGCTCGAAATCGGCGTGATTCTCAGGGAACGGGCGCACCGCAGCCTTGAGGCCGTGGCACAACACACAATCGGTGCGCTCACCGACCGGGTGTGGCACCGGACGGGGTTGCCCAGACCCAGGCACCGCGGGCGGTTGCACCAACTGGCGCACAGCGGGAGCGTCCAGGCCAGCAAATTTCCACTCAGAGGCATGACAGGCGCTGTTGCTGCAAAAACTGCTGTTGTCGGCGCCGCCGGGATTCGTGACGTTGTGGCAGCCGGCGCAGCTCTCATCGAACACGAAACGGTGACGGGCGATCCAATTGGAGTCTTTGTGCGATTCGGGTTCGCCTGGCCTGTCCACGCTGAGCACTGGTGCGGTATCGTCGCCTGTCACCACTTCCGGGATCGAGTGGCACACGTTACATTCGAGGCGCACCGTCTGACCCTGCGGAGAGACGTGTTTGCCATCATGGCAGCGGAAACAGCCAGGAAATTCCAGGTGCCCGGCGTTGTCAGGATGGGTTTGCCAACCAACCTTCAGATTGGGAAAGACAGTCTGGCTGAAAATGCCTTTGACCGCAATGACGGCTTCCTGCACCTTCTGCGCATTGGCCGCGTAATAGGCGGGTTGATTGCTCCTGTACCACTCCTCGATTCCCTCAACCGCCTTCATGCCCGCGTCCAGGCTGGTGTAGTCCTGACTCAGAATCTGGCTACCCTGCCATTTGATGTAGGGGATGGTGCTGTCAACCTGACCGCGTGCCAGGGCAGCGTCCATGGCATCATTGGGCGAACGGAAGAGGTGGGAAATGCGGGTATGGCAGTCAATGCAATCCATGCGGTGCAACTGGCTTGCGACCTGCGTGCCAAAATCGGGCGGCAGGCCGGCTTCCACATCGAAGTACTCCGTCACCTTGCCATCTGGCGCGACCTCTTTGACATACGGAATCGTCTGTTTGAGGCGGTCATCGGTGTAATAGTAGACTTCGCTCTCGATGTGCCAATGAATACCGCGTCCAAGCCCCTCACGCTGCGAACCGCCGCCGGTCTTGATGACCATGTAGTTGCGCGTGTGTGTGTTCTGCTCATCACCGGCGTAGCGTTTGATCTCAATGAAAGTATCTGAGGAGAATTTATCGGGACTATGACACTGCTCGCAGGTGTCGCGCGCAGGGCGCAGACTCTTGACATAGATGGGTGGTTCATACGCCTGGGTCAGGGCGTTGATCACATGGCTCAACTCACGCGCCTTGCGGGGCACCGTGAGCAGGATCGAATCTTGTCCCAGGTGACAGTCCACGCACGCCACGCGTGCATGGGGTGAAGCCTGGTAGGCGAGGTATTCGGGGGGCATAGTGTGGCAGGTGGTGCCACAGAATTGGGCGCTGTTGGTGTACTCCCACGCGGTTGCGCTGACCGTGATGGTGGCCAGCACAATCAGGATAGTCAGCGACCCGCCAACAATCCACGGCCAGGGGCGACGCAGAGACCTGATCCAGGAAAAGAATCGTTTCATTGGTGTACCTGCCTGGCTGACAGAGGCAAAAACAGGAGCCAGGCGCCCAGTCAGAAACTGAACGCCCGGCTGCAACAACGATCAATAGGGGCAAACTAACGCAGAGGTTAGGGCCGGGTCATGCCGGTCATGTCTATCTTGACGCCGCCCGTGCCCAGATCTTCCAGTGCATCGTACAGAATCTGCGCGGCGTACTTGGGATTGTGGGCAAAGGCGCCCGGATCCTTCTGAACGTACTGGTAGTTGTAAGCCGCACGCAGCAGGCGCGGCGTCCAATCGGTGTAGGCCTTTTCGTCCTGGTCCGCCGCGCCGTTGCCGTTGGCATCTGCATAGAAGTAAGGATAGGCAGTCGAACTGTAGGCGATGGCGGTCTTGGCGACATCCTGCGCGTAGGTTTGCAGACCGACGAACAGCTTCTCTTCCAGGGTCGCAATCTCACCCGCGACGCCTTCCTTCGTATCCTGGTCGCCGTCGAAGTCGGCGGCGGTGGCGCGAATGTCCTGCGGCGACTTGACGCCGGCATGGCAGGTGACGCACTTGTCTAAGCTCAGTTCAAGCTCATGCGTCTGATGGCATCCCGTGCAGGTGTCGAGACCCGGTGCGTGGGTATTGCGGCCCGCGTACTCTTTGTCCGCGTACTGATACGCAACCTGCGCATCGTTGCCAAACAGCGTGGCGCCGGCTGCGAAGTAGTGTACGTTCAGGAAGCTCAGCTTCTTCTCCGGCACAACATCGTCCTCCAGTCCCTTGAGGCGGTTGTTGACCGCGACCGTGGACTGGCGACCCTGGTGGCACTCGATGCATAGATTCGCATCCACCGGCTTGAGGTTACCCTTCTCGTCCTTCTCCGTGCTGAAGGTGACGCTCTTGCCGCTGGGGAACGGCACGCTTGTCACCGCGCGCACCGAGAAGTCGGTCAGGTCATCGTGACAGGTGGTGCAGGCCAGGCCATTGGACGGCTCGGCCCCAACAACGCCCGATGTCACAATCGAACCGCTGCCGGTAACAGCCACGGTGCCGCCATTGGTCAGGAACTGGGGCAGGCCGGTGGCCGAGTGGCACTTGGCGCAGCCGGCCGGCACCATGCCCGCATCGTCCCAGTCTCGGAAGGCCATCGCTGTGCCGTCGAAATGACCGGCATCGTTGCGAGCAGCTTTCGAGAGGTCCAGCGGTGCAGCCAGCTTGGTGTTCAGGTCTGCGATCGAGTCGTGCAGGAGCTGGATGATGTACTTGGCATTGTGCGCGAATTTGCCTGGGTCCTTGCTCGCAACCTGGTAGTTGTACGCGGCCCGTAACAGGCGGGCGGTCCAGGTGGAATATGACTTCTCACCGGTGTCGAGCTTGCCGTTGGCGTTCGCATCGGCAAAGAAGTACGGATAAGTGACCGCATCGTAGCCGATGTCTTGCTTCGGGACCTCTTTGGCGTAGGTCGTGATGGCGACCAACAGCTTCTCCTGCAGACCGGCCGCCTCCGCCGACACCCCTTCTTTGGCATTGCCGTCGCCGTCATAGTCCATCAGTGAGCCGTTCATGCGGATATCGAGCAGATCGGTCACGGCCTTGACGTCCTTGTGGCAGGCGGTGCATTCCTCAACCTTGACTTCCAGGGTGTGCGAGTTGTGGCAACTGATGCAGGTGTCGTACCCTTCTACGTGGCGGAACTTGCCATCGTACAGCATGCCTTCATACTCGTAGCCGCCCTTGACCAGGGTGCCGTACTGAGTGGCCGCGGCCGCAAAGTAGTGAACATTGCGGAAGCCAAAGGTCTGGGTGACGCCCTTGCTATCCACGAACGGCTTGACGACCGCATCCATGTCCGTAATCTTGAACGTGTCGGTAATCAACTTGTCCACGCTGAGCTTGGACTCACGGCCCTGGTGACATTCCATGCAGCGGGACTCGTCACCCAGGTCCTGAATTTCAATGCCCGACGGGAAGGTGACGCTGGTCTTGGTGGCCGTCACGTCGTTGTGACAGGCCGCGCACTGAACGGTCGTCCCGATCGCGGCCGCCTTGTCAACCTTACCCGCGGCGCTGCCGTCGGCGCCCAGGAAGTCGAGGTAACCAGGGGTGCTATGGCACTTGGCACAACTGGCCGGAACCTCGGCTGGGGTGGCGGCATCCCAATGGACGAATGCCTCGGCTGTTTTGTCATTATGCGGTGAACCGGTCCAGGCCGCTTCGAATGGCACTTCGACGGCTGGCTTCGCTTCAGGGCAGGGCGCGGGTGCGGGGCAAGCCGCGCAGGTGGGACATGGCACCGGCGTCGGCGCCGGCGCCGCGGTGGGCGGCGGGGGCGTTCCCTGGCACGCAACCAGCAGAAAAACGATGGTTGCGAGCACGAGAACACCAAACAATCCATCTCTTACCTTCATAAGGACCTTCATAAGGAACCCTTCCTTTCCAGCGAGCAATCTTTCCCTGACAACAGCGTCAAGGATTTCCGGAGATGGCTGAGGCTCCTCGTCGGTCGGCCAATCAAGCACGGCGGAGGGCTGTCTTGACTTCCGTCGCACGGCGAGAGGGCTTGACGAAACAAAATGCGTGGGATAGATGCAAGTCTACCTGCGCTGGCGTTACGCGTCTATGACATCTATCATAAGACACAAGCCTATTTTTCTGGCGCGCCGGCGTCAATCCAGGCCCTGATCTGAGCCATCTCAGGATCGCTCAGTTTGAGCGGATGCGCGCTGCCGCTCAGTATCGTCACGACCAGGCTTTCATCTGACTTACCGGCCGTGAAGATCGGGCCTGACTTCCCTCCTTTCTGCGCGTCCGCATAGCTGGCCAGTGACAGATTGCCGAGAGCGCCATGACAGGCGACGCACTTTTGCACAAACAGCGGGCCGATGAAGCCATCCCAGGTGACGGCGCCGACCGCCGGCGGTGTGCTCGGGGCCGGCGTTGGCGTCTGCGGGATGGGCGTTGGCGTCTGCGGGACGAAGACCACCACAGTCGCCCGCACCGGCAGGGTGGTGATCGCGGTCTGCTCGAAGGAGACAAACAGGTAAAGGCCAATCAACAGAGCGACTGACAGAACACCGGCCGTCGGATAAAACAGGCGCTGCCGGCGCTGCATCTTCTGGGGATCCAGCGGTCGCGTGGCCGTACCCATCCTGATGGCGGCCAGCTCGGCCGGGTGCTCGTGCAGCATCTCTTCTTCGCTGAGCACGCCGGTGAACATACTCTTGTTGAGCGTCCGCAGGTGAACATGATACATGTGCCAGACGATGATCGCCAGCACAGCCAACAGCGCCTCGCCGCCGTGCGCGGCCTTGGCGGCCGGGATGAACTCGCCGGGCATGAAACGCGTCGTGGAGATGGGATTCCAAAGCATGAAGCCGGTCAGGATCATGATCAGGGTGCCCCACACCAGGGACCAGTATTCGACCTTTTCATCGAAGGCATAGCGCCCCATGGCCGGTCGTTCAGAACGGCGCCCCAGGAGATACAGAATCAAACCCCCGAAGTTGCGGACATCCTGCAGATCGGGCAGCATGGACAGGGAAACGCGGCGCACATAGATCTTGTAGGCAACGACAACGACATGGTAAACCGATTCCAGCATCAGAACGATCGCTGCGACACGGTGAATGACACGCGTCACCTCGATACCGCCGAACAGCCCGATCATGATCTCAGCCAGGGGCTGGCCGATGAACTTCTGCGGTAACCCGGTCAGCGCGAGAACGACAAAGGCGGCGACCATCAACAGATGCTCGATACGCTGGGAAAGAGAGAAACGCAGATAGGTTTTCGTGGTCGTAGTCATGCTCCTTTCTCTCCCTTCGCTGCGGGGGGAGTGGAGATGCGCCGCCGGTTGAGAAAACGACGGCCGGCGTCCCCGGCCGCAAACAAAACCATGCCGCCGATGAGGGTGGGGATGACAATCTGGTAGAACAGATTGACATAGTAGACGATTGGGTATTTCTCGCGATCGGGCGTGTAGTGGCTCAACCAGGCTTCAGAGAAATTGGCGTTGGCGTCGGGATGACAACTCTGGCACTGGGCCACGAGGTTTTCGCGCACATGCAAACCCTTCTGGGGATCACTGGCTTGCTTGATGTCGTGAAAACCGTGGCAATCAATGCAAACCGGCTTGTTCGTCAACTGGTCTGGCGCCTGCTTTTCGAACAGCGTCACCGTCGAGCCATGGAAATCAGCCAGGTAGGTGTTCATGACCTGGGTCGAGATGCCGTACTTGTCCATTCTGGCCGCGTCGGTGTGGCACTTGGCACACACAGATGGAGAGTTCAAGCGAAAGGTTGCGGAAGTGGGATCGGCGATGCCATGCACACCATGACAGTCAATGCAGGTTGGCACATCCGGGTTTTGCGCATCTACCAGGGCCGCGCCATGCACGCTCGTCTTGTACTGTTCGTAGATCGTGTTATGGCAGGTCGCGCAGGTCTGTGGAATAGCCAGGTGCGCGTCCGGCAGCGGTTGATGGGTCTTCTGATCCAGGATGCGCCCCTGCGCGTGCGGATCATGACAATCTGCGCAGACGGCTGCCTGTCGGTTGCCCGCCTGCAGCGCAGTTTGATGCACGCTGTCTTTGGACAGTTCATACTTGTCGGCATGGCAGGTCTTGCACAATTCGTAATTGGCGATGGCATACCCGCGCAGGTCTTGCGCCTGCTGCGGAGGATGAGGATAGCCCGAAATGTTCGTGTGGCACTGAGTACACAAGTAGCCCCCGCTGCCATGCACCGAAGCGGCGTAGCGCGCCGGGTCAATCCCCAGATACAGATCCTCGCCGCTCGGCAGCCTGGTCGTTGCAGCGGTCGCGTGACACGCGAGGCAGGTTTCGTTGCTCACCATGATTGGCGGGGACAGAGGGGAACTGGTGGGGGGCGTCGTATCTTGTACAGGCGGGGCGGCGGCCGCAGGAGCCACGGGCCAGGTCAGGGCAGCCAGCCACAGCACCGCGCCAGCAAAGACCACCATCAAGCCGAGGCTCAAACCGCTTATGCCTCCGGACCAACGTTGCGCACCTTTCATCCGTTACTCCTCCACTTCAGTGTTCAGCATCGTTCAGCATAAACTATCGGGCCGGTGGGCGCCGGCCCGGTAGAGGCGTCGTCGTCAACAGTCAACAGATGTTAGCGCTGCCCGTCTACTGCTTATCGTGGTAACCGACAGCAGCAGCCTTCAGGGCCTCGTCCGTCTTTTCAACCGCCGAACCTGGAATGTGGCAGCTCTTGCAGGCAAAATCGAGGCCAAGCTGCGAAAGCGC contains these protein-coding regions:
- the def gene encoding peptide deformylase; translation: MAIREIVRIGQPVLRQRANKVNRFGSGLKTLIDDMVATMRAAPGIGLAAPQVGVPERVIVVEIPEDEKIPGSGKLYTLVNPEIVKASRDEVLGEEGCLSIPNLVGDVWRAQWLTIKGLDGDGKEVRIKAADWLARAFQHEIDHLNGRLFVDMATEIRRLVRTEDGVVAVPLDGSGTSSPGTPVIHSKTPSLG
- a CDS encoding polyribonucleotide nucleotidyltransferase gives rise to the protein MIQKHRFSARLGNHEIAIETGTLAQQAGGAVTIHIGDTVLLATATGSKTVRAGIDFFPLTVDFEERLYAAGKIPGSFFRREGRPSESAILLCRLVDRPLRPLFPKGCRNEVQVILTALSADPDHYLDTLAIIGASAALMISDIPFGEPVGAVRIGYADGAFIVNPTATEMANSTLDLRVAGTKDAILMVEAGADEIPEDTMVEALRLAHESIQDVIRMQIEMAAQVGKPKMTFKSYLPKSETVESVTEQIQSKIAEVVTSGMGKSERNDALDILRSEVVDEEDTIDDTRERIAVFDSLVKKQVRDRILNEGIRPDGRRTAEIRPISCAVGVLPRTHGCGLFTRGETQVLSIATLGTPREAQTLDTLMPEESKRYMHHYNFPPYSTGEVYPMRGPKRREIGHGALAERALQSMIPAVDKFPYTLRVVSEVLSSNGSTSMASVCGSTLALMDAGVPIVAPVAGIAMGLITESNSDRYAVLSDIQGMEDALGDMDFKVAGTKDGITALQMDMKIKGLRMSIMEKALEQAREGRLFILDKMLAVMPTSRPDLSMLAPRILTIHVDPEKIGKIIGPGGKQIRALQEKYGVKIDIEDDGSVYIAASDGASAQAAVHEIEGLTETVEVGKTYVGTVVRTESYGAFVEILPGVDGMVHISQLADYRAPSVEDVVRIGDEVMVMVTDVDDQGKIRLSRQAVLEGWTVDEARSRDRRSPGGDRGGDRGGDRGGSRGGDRGGSRGGDRGGRR
- a CDS encoding NapC/NirT family cytochrome c, which translates into the protein MKRFFSWIRSLRRPWPWIVGGSLTILIVLATITVSATAWEYTNSAQFCGTTCHTMPPEYLAYQASPHARVACVDCHLGQDSILLTVPRKARELSHVINALTQAYEPPIYVKSLRPARDTCEQCHSPDKFSSDTFIEIKRYAGDEQNTHTRNYMVIKTGGGSQREGLGRGIHWHIESEVYYYTDDRLKQTIPYVKEVAPDGKVTEYFDVEAGLPPDFGTQVASQLHRMDCIDCHTRISHLFRSPNDAMDAALARGQVDSTIPYIKWQGSQILSQDYTSLDAGMKAVEGIEEWYRSNQPAYYAANAQKVQEAVIAVKGIFSQTVFPNLKVGWQTHPDNAGHLEFPGCFRCHDGKHVSPQGQTVRLECNVCHSIPEVVTGDDTAPVLSVDRPGEPESHKDSNWIARHRFVFDESCAGCHNVTNPGGADNSSFCSNSACHASEWKFAGLDAPAVRQLVQPPAVPGSGQPRPVPHPVGERTDCVLCHGLKAAVRPFPENHADFERSLCTQCHASAATDANAQPGEPATAAPPAIPHSLEGRRDQCLVCHAAGGFKPFPANHQGRTTESCLACHKSQS
- a CDS encoding cytochrome c3 family protein, with product MSLGLMVVFAGAVLWLAALTWPVAPAAAAPPVQDTTPPTSSPLSPPIMVSNETCLACHATAATTRLPSGEDLYLGIDPARYAASVHGSGGYLCTQCHTNISGYPHPPQQAQDLRGYAIANYELCKTCHADKYELSKDSVHQTALQAGNRQAAVCADCHDPHAQGRILDQKTHQPLPDAHLAIPQTCATCHNTIYEQYKTSVHGAALVDAQNPDVPTCIDCHGVHGIADPTSATFRLNSPSVCAKCHTDAARMDKYGISTQVMNTYLADFHGSTVTLFEKQAPDQLTNKPVCIDCHGFHDIKQASDPQKGLHVRENLVAQCQSCHPDANANFSEAWLSHYTPDREKYPIVYYVNLFYQIVIPTLIGGMVLFAAGDAGRRFLNRRRISTPPAAKGEKGA
- a CDS encoding cytochrome b/b6 domain-containing protein, with amino-acid sequence MTTTTKTYLRFSLSQRIEHLLMVAAFVVLALTGLPQKFIGQPLAEIMIGLFGGIEVTRVIHRVAAIVLMLESVYHVVVVAYKIYVRRVSLSMLPDLQDVRNFGGLILYLLGRRSERPAMGRYAFDEKVEYWSLVWGTLIMILTGFMLWNPISTTRFMPGEFIPAAKAAHGGEALLAVLAIIVWHMYHVHLRTLNKSMFTGVLSEEEMLHEHPAELAAIRMGTATRPLDPQKMQRRQRLFYPTAGVLSVALLIGLYLFVSFEQTAITTLPVRATVVVFVPQTPTPIPQTPTPAPSTPPAVGAVTWDGFIGPLFVQKCVACHGALGNLSLASYADAQKGGKSGPIFTAGKSDESLVVTILSGSAHPLKLSDPEMAQIRAWIDAGAPEK